The Blautia luti nucleotide sequence AGAGAATGGACTTCTGAATGGAATCCAGTGGCTTATCGCACTGCCGTTCGGTGTGGGAAGCTGTATTATGGGTGCTTTTTATGCACTGACTGTTGTAGCTGGTGTTCATCACATGTACACCATTATTGATCTGGGGCAGATTTCCAAGTTCGGAATGACATACTGGCTGCCGCTGGCATCTGCTGCAAATATTGCCCAGGGTGGTGCAGCACTTGCAGTAGCCATGAAATCAAAAGACCAGAAGATCAAGTCAATGGCTGTACCATCTGCGTTAAGTGCATGTATGGGTATTACAGAACCGGCGATCTTCGGTGTAAACCTTCGTTTCGGAAAACCGTTTGTAATGGGATGTATCGGTGGAGCAGCAGGTGCATTGTTTGCTTCTGTTGCAGGTCTGGGAGCTACAGGAACCGGTGTCACAGGAATCTTCGGAATTCTGCTTTGTCTGAATAATCCGGTTGCTTATATTATCATGTTTGTGATCGCATTTGGCGTAGCTTTTGTTCTGACATGGTTATTCGGATATAAAGATGCTGTACCGGAGAATGAAGCCCCGGCAGCAGGAAAGAACGTAGAACAGGCAGCAGATAGCTCAGAAGAAAATAATTCAGAAAGTGATCCGGAAGATGAAAACATCCTCTACAGCCCGTTAGAGGGAACTGCAATTCCACTTTCACAGGTAAATGATGCTACTTTTGCATCAGAAGTACTGGGTAAAGGTATGGCTGTAATCCCGGATAAAGGTGAGGTTGTGGCACCATGTGATGCTACAGTTGAGACTGTTTTTGACACGAAACATGCAGTTGGTTTAAGTACAGAAAGCGGAATGGAACTTCTGATCCACATTGGTGTAAATACCGTGGAACTGGGCGGAAAATATTATACAGCTCATGTAAAGGATGGTGATCATGTAAAGAAAGGCCAGCTTCTGGTTTCTTTTGACATGGATAAGATCAAAGAATCAGGATATGATGTGACCACACCGCTGATCGTAACCAATTCAGACGATTACAAGGATGTGAAACTTCTTAAGGAAGGGGTTACAGCGTCCGGAGATAAAGTATTGGAGATTGTGAAAGAATGAGTACTTTAACGAAGGTTCTGGAGAGAAATGTAGCAGAAGTGGAAAAAAGAGCAGACCTGACCGAAGGCAGATACAGGCTGGGGCATCACCTGATGCCTCCGGTGGGCTGGCTGAATGATCCCAATGGGCTGTGCTGGTTTAAGGGAAAATATCATGTATTTTTCCAGTATGCACCTTTCGAAGTAAAGGGCGGACTGAAGTTCTGGGGACATTATACAAGTGAGAATCTGGTGAACTGGAAATATGAGGGTGTTGCGCTTTATCCGGATTCTCCTTATGACTGTCATGGAGTTTATTCCGGTTCTGCGCTGGTGGATGAAGATAAACTGCATCTTTTCTACACTGGAAATGTTAAGATCGATGGTGACTATGATTATATCAACACAGGAAGAGAGACAAGTACACTTCATGTGGTAAGTGAGGACGGAATCCATTTCAGCAATAAAGAAGTGGCAGTTTCTTTTGAACAGTATCCGGAAGAATATACCTGCCATATCCGTGATCCGAAAGTATGGAAGAATAACGGAACATATCGCATGGTTCTGGGAGGACGCTTAAAAGGGGATCACGGTTCTGTTTTGTTTTATGAATCAGAAGATATGGAGAACTGGAAGCTTACAGGAACTCTTACTACATCGGAAGCCTTCGGATATATGTGGGAATGCCCGGATTATTTTGAACTGGACGGACAGAAAATCCTGTCTGTTTCCCCACAGGGACTCAGGCGTGAGGAATACAGATTCCAGAATATCTATCAGTCGGGATATTTTCCAATGAAAGAAGATGGTTCTGTAGATGTGCAGGACTTCCGGGAATGGGATATGGGATTCGACTTTTATGCCCCCCAGACTTTCACTGATGGAAAGGGAAGACGGATTCTGATCGGCTGGATGGGAATGCCGGATGCAGATGAGGAATATACCAATCGTACGATCAAAGAAGGATGGCAGCACTGCCTGACTGTTCCCAGGGAACTGAAATACAAAGATGGAAAGATCCTGCAGTATCCTGTGGAGGAAATGAATGTACTGCGAAGAGACAGGACTTCTTTGAAGGACGAAAAGGGAGTTATGGAACTCTGTATGGGAACAGATGAAGGTTTTGATCTGGTTCTGGATGAAATCGAACTTAAAGATGGACGCTTTCAGGTAAAGCTGGGAGGGATGATGATCTTCCAGTATCTGGAGAAAACAGCCCAGATCGAATTTCACGGGGCGGCAGGTGCAGGCAGGACTGTCCGTAAAGCGAAGACAGATTCCCTGAAATCCCTTCGAATTCTGGCAGATACTTCGGCAGTGGAAATTTATCTGAATGATGGAGAAACTGTATTCTCCACCAGATATTATCCGGATCAGGAGAAGATACGTCTGAAGATCAGCGGCGGAAAATTTAAGGGAAATATATGGAATCTTAACAGGATGTTATTCACAAAATAAAAAAATTCACGTATAATAAAGCAGGTGGGAAAGCAAATCCGCAGTCGGTTTCCCTTCCTGCTTTTTCGCATATAAGCATAAAGGCTTATATGTCCGGGTGAAATACAAGTTTTACACCGACTGTTCATTATAGAGATCAGTGATGGGATGATCGTATATAGAATATACGGTTATCCACTACATATTATTTCAGGATGAATGGAGACGGTGTTGGATTGAATTACACTTATATGGTCAAATGTGCAGACGGAACTCTTTATACAGGATGGACAAACTGTCTGCAGAAACGTTTGAAAGCGCACAATGAGGGGAAAAACGGAGCCAAATATACGAAGGCCAAAAGACCTGTAAGTCTTGTATATTATGAAGGTTTTCGTACAAAGGAAGAGGCCATGAGGCGGGAATATCAGATCAAGCAGCTCACCAGAGAAAAGAAGCTGGGTCTGATGGAGTTTTAACCGGATCAATCGGATCGGTAAGCCGCAAATGTGGATTGCAGACAGATGATGGATAAATGTTTTAGATGAGGAGGAAAAAGAAGATGAAAAAGTTTACAAAATGGCTTGCTGTCTGTGCAGCTTGTCTTGCGTTGGGAGCAGTTCCGGCAGCAGGAGCAACTACATCTGTGCAGCCAACTGTTGCCCAGGCTTCAGTGAAAACAACGAAACCTGCACCGAAACCAAGACGCGGATGGTACGGAACCATGCCGAAGAAATGTTATTATGGTAAAGATGGACAGACTCTTAAGGGACTGCATAAGATCAAAGGAGAATATTACTATTTCGGTCAGATCAAAGGCTACATGAAAACTGGCTGGAAAAACATTGTGAGAAATGGAAAAATGCGCCGTCACTATTTTTCACCGAAAACCGGAAAAGCCTGTATTGGATTACATAAGATTGATGGAAAATATTATTTCTTTAATAAATATGGAATTATGAAAATTGTCAATACTGTAGACGGAAAGACTACTTACTATATTGGCTCCGATGGTGTTATCCAGGCACGAAAAAAGGGAAATACCATGTATTATGCAAATGGTAAGAAAAAGATGAATCAGACAGCATATGAGTATGAAACTCTGCTGAGAGCGAAAGCAGTCGTAGCAGCCATTACCACTCCGGGAATGTCTCAGAGTGAGAAATTCCAGACCTGCTATAATTGGGTGATCAAACATTATTACAATACACGAAGAATTTTCCAGAATCAGACTTCCTGGCCTGCATTGTATGCCAATGATTATTTCCTGACAGGCAGCCAGGGCGGTGACTGTTTCTCTGACTCATGCACTTTCGCATATCTGGCCAGAGCACTGGGATACAAGAATGTTTACGTATGTGTGGATACAGATCTTTTTGATGACAGCGGACATTGCTGGGCAGAGATCAATGGGCTGGTATATGACCCGTTATTCTCAGAGGCGAAAAATTATTATAAATATTTCGGAGCTACCTATGCATCTTATGGATTATCTCCGATCAGACGTGTACGTGTGAACTAAATAAAAAGATGATAAAAAAAAGACCTTTGCCAGCTGCATAGTCAATGCAGCCGGGCAAGGGTCTTTTTTGCAACAGTGAAATATGTTGTTAAAAAAAGCGCTGCAGGCGGAGAATCCCGCCTGCAGAACACCTTTTATACAGGAAGCGGAGCTACGAAGAAGTACATGACGATAAAGTGGCAGGCACTTCCAAGCATAACGAAAATATGGAAAATTTCGTGTGATCCGAAATTCTTGTGTTTGGCGTCAAAAAGCGGAACTTTCAGCGCATAGATCACACCGCCGATGGTATAGATGATCCCACCTGCCAGAAGCCAGTCGAAGCCAGCCCTGGGAAGTGCATGGAAGATGGGGACAAAGGCAAGAACACAAAGCCAGCCCATTCCAATATAAAGCACAGAGGATAGCCATTTCGGGCAGGTGATCCAGCAGCCTTTCAGGATCATACCAAGAATAGCAATGCCCCATACCAGTGAGCACAGAATATAGCCAATATGGTTATGAAGCACGATGAGGCACACGGGAGTATAACTGCCGGCAATCATAATGAAGATCATCATATGGTCCATTTTCCGCAGCCTGCGGTTTACTTTATCTGTGGAATCTACAGAATGATAAATAGTGCTGGCTGCATAAAGAAGGATCATAGTGAGGATAAAAACACTAAGGGCAAAAATATGGATCACATCGTAGGATCTGGCTGCTTTTATAATAAGAGGAACAGCTCCTGCCAGTGCGAGAAGTAATGCGATGCCGTGGGTGATGGCACTTCCTGGATCTTTTAACTTAAATTTCATGATAATCGCCTCCTGATACAGATGAGTCCATGGATTCTTTTTATAACTTTTTATAATAAAACAGAATGCATGGAAAATGAAAAAACTTATCAAAAACTTTGTAATGTAGTAATTAAAACTATATATTAAGTATATGAATACTATAACACAAATATTCAAAAATGCAAGTATTTATTTTGGAAATCAAATAAAACTCAGGAAGTGTGGGAAATTGTTGAAAACAGACGAAAAAGCTCATATAATGAGTATATATAAAGCAAAAACGAGGGAGGTATTTCCATGGGAAAGACCATAACCATGTGTTTTACGAACAATAAGGGAGGAAGCGGGAAGTCTACAACCTGCTCCAACCTGGGGGCAGCAATGGCGAAGGCGGGAAAGAAAGTACTGTTGATAGACGGAGATATGCAGCTGAATCTGTCGCTGGCATTTTTCCCGGAAGACTGGGTGCTGGAGCATGCGGCGGGAGAACTGAATCTGTACCGGGCCATTGGGAAACAGGCGGATCTGACAGAGTATGTGGTGCATACACCGTATGAGAATCTGGATCTGATTCCGTCATCCACATTGATGAGCTCTATTGAGTATGAACTTTTTACCAAGTGGCAGAGAGAGTTTATATTGCGGAAATGTCTGCAGAAGATCAGGGAGTCAGAAGCATACGATTATATTCTGATCGATGCTCCACCTACATTGGGAGGATGGGTCATGAATATCCTGTGTGCTTCCGATCAGGTGATCATTCCGGTAGAAGCCAGCCCGTGGGGGATGTTTGGACTGGCGAATATGTTTGAATTCCTGAATGAGGTGAAACAGATCTCACCTGAACTGGAAGTTGCGGGAATTGCGGTCACGAAAGTGGATACCCGCAAGAGCTATTATAAGCAGACCATGGATACCCTGCATGAACTGGAGAATATTCATGTATTTGAGCAGGTGATCAGGGTAGACAGTGCAATAGAATGGTCACAGGATAACAGTATTCCGGTAGTAGAATACAAAAAGTCCAGCAGAAGCGCAAAGGAATACACACAATTAGCAGAGGAGGTAATGGAACATGTCAGTAGGTAAAGGAAGCATTCAGCGTGCAGCAAGTGCAGAAGCAAAGAAAACCACAACCAGAAAGAAAGCGGTGAAGACTACAGTCCTCACTCCACAGAATTCAGAAGAACTGGAAAAAGCCTTTGTTACAAAGAAGCAGGAAGAGCCTGTAAAAGGCCCTGTGCATATCAATGAAGAGCTGCCGGTATATCTCCTGTAACCATTTATCCGGCTGTGAACCGTAAAATAGGTCTTGTCAGAGCCCCATTAATTTGCTATGCTATTTAATAAATGAACAAACGGTTGCGTAAATGGGGTGTTTTTATGGAATCAGAGGAAAAGAACATATATACAGAAGAGAAGAAAGTATATACCATAGAGGATATTGCCAGGGAACTGGGAGTCAGTAAGACTACGGTTTCCAGGGCAATTTCCGGCAAGGGACGTATCGGACAGGCAACCAGGGCGAGAGTGCTTCAGTTTATTGAAGAGCATGATTACCGTCCCAATGTGATGGCGAGAGGGCTTGCCCAGAAGAAAACTTATAATCTGGCATTGCTTTTGCCCAAGGATTATGCTGCTACGGAGTTTCCGTTTTTCAAAGACTGTATGAATGGAATCTGTGAGGTAGCGTCCAGTTACGATTATGATATTCTTATTTCTATGATAGACGGGGAAGATCTGTCACAGATACAGCGTCTGGAGGCGAACCGGAAGGTGGACGGAATGATCGTCAGCCGTGCGGTGGAGAGTTCGAAAGCGCAGAAATATCTGAAAAGCTGCAAGGAGCCTTTTGTGGTGATCGGTCCTTCAGGGGATGAGGAAATCCCATTTGTGGATAATAGGAATCAGGAAGCAAGTGAAGAACTGACCAGTATCATGCTTATGAAAGGAACCCGCAGACTGGCACTGCTGGGAGGAAACCGTTCCTACAGTGTGACAGGAAGCAGATATTAGGGGTATAAGGATGCACATGAGAAAATGGGTGTTCCGCTGGATACAGGACTGGTCTTTATGGACTGTGACAATCAGCTGAAGGTGACTGAAGCGGTGAAAAAGGCACTGGATCAGAAGGCAGACGGGATATTGTGTATGGATGATGTGATCTGCAACATGTGTCTGAGCAGCCTGAGAGAGAAAAAAGTGAAGGTTCCTTCCGGAGTACGGGTAGCCAGCATGTATGACAGTAAAAATCTGGAATATAACAATCCGCCGGTTACCAGTGTGAAGTTCGATACAGTAAGACTTGGTAAAATGGCATGTGTGAAATTGTTGAAGATTCTGGGGGAAACTCCTGAAGAAGATACACTGCCGTTGAATTACCAGGTAGTTCTGAGGGAATCTACACAGTAATTATAAATGAATATCAGTATCCATTGAGAGAGATATAAAACAGGATTATATGGGAAGTCTCGAAACAGTTGACAAGGTCAGCTTTTCGAGATTTTTTGTTGTCATTCACAGGATAAACGTTTGCGCAAATTGCTATATTACATACAACTGCATTGTGCAATATGCTAAAAAGTTACATGCTAAATTAGAGAATAATATCTAATTGACATTAAGAACCAGATAGAATATACTAAAAACATGAACAAACGGTTGCGCAACGAAAGCGAACAGGAATCTGAATACATCAGAATGAAGGTGGAGCGCAGCGTCTCAGAATATCAGGAGGTAGAGAGATGAACAAAACAGTGAAAAAGGTAATGGTACCGGCATTAGCAGCAGTTATGGCTGTTTCTTCCGCAGTATGCGTAAGTGCAGCAGAAGACGAAACAATTAAATTAACTGTATGGGGAGCTGAGGAAGATCAGACTTTATTAAAAAATCTGACAGATAAATTCCAGGAAGCTTACCCGGATCAGAAATTCGACATTCAGATCGGTGTAGAATCTGAGTCTACTGCAAAAGATACTATTCTGACAGACGTAGAAGCTGGTGCAGATGTATATGCATTCGCAGATGATCAGCTCACAGATCTTGTAAAAGCCGGAGCACTTCTGAAACTTGATGATTATGCAGAAGCACTTCAGCTTGCAGATACAACACTTGATGATGTAAAAGCAGCAAACGTTGAAGGTGCTATTGATGCAGCAACAATTGATGGCAGCCTGTATGCATTTCCAAGAGCTGCTGACAACGGATATTTTCTTTACTATGATTCATCTGTAATTTCCGAGGAAGATGCAGCAAGCTGGGACAGCCTTCTTGAAGCAGCTGATAAGGCCGGAAAGAAAGTCGGTATGACACTTGCATCCGGATGGTACAATGCTTCCTTCTTCTACGGTGCAGGATTTACAACAGGACTTAACGATGACGGAACAACAACTATGGACTGGAACGGAACAAGTGCTGACGGATATACAGGTGTTGATGTAGTGAAAGGAATGCTTGATATCACATCCAATTCATCATTTATGGCAGTTGCTGATGGGGATATGTCTAACCAGCTTGCATCCGGTAATCTGGCAGCATGCGTCTCCGGTACA carries:
- a CDS encoding PTS beta-glucoside transporter subunit IIBCA, giving the protein MDYRKTAQEIYDHIGKKENIISAAHCATRLRLVIADNAKADKEYVENIEGVKGVFFAQGQMQIILGTGVVNKVYDEFIQIAGVSESSKEELKKVAASRANPVQRLIKTLGDIFVPIIPAIVASGFLMGIMEALNFMVNNGFLNIDTSGSIYTFAQLFSNTAYTFLPILIAYSGAKVFGANPYLGAVIGMIMIHPNLQNAWTVATEGVHATQKVWFGLYSIDMVGYQGHVIPVIIAVWVLAQIEKRLHKVVPAMFDLFVTPLVSVFVTGYLTLSIIGPIFVALENGLLNGIQWLIALPFGVGSCIMGAFYALTVVAGVHHMYTIIDLGQISKFGMTYWLPLASAANIAQGGAALAVAMKSKDQKIKSMAVPSALSACMGITEPAIFGVNLRFGKPFVMGCIGGAAGALFASVAGLGATGTGVTGIFGILLCLNNPVAYIIMFVIAFGVAFVLTWLFGYKDAVPENEAPAAGKNVEQAADSSEENNSESDPEDENILYSPLEGTAIPLSQVNDATFASEVLGKGMAVIPDKGEVVAPCDATVETVFDTKHAVGLSTESGMELLIHIGVNTVELGGKYYTAHVKDGDHVKKGQLLVSFDMDKIKESGYDVTTPLIVTNSDDYKDVKLLKEGVTASGDKVLEIVKE
- a CDS encoding glycoside hydrolase family 32 protein, whose amino-acid sequence is MSTLTKVLERNVAEVEKRADLTEGRYRLGHHLMPPVGWLNDPNGLCWFKGKYHVFFQYAPFEVKGGLKFWGHYTSENLVNWKYEGVALYPDSPYDCHGVYSGSALVDEDKLHLFYTGNVKIDGDYDYINTGRETSTLHVVSEDGIHFSNKEVAVSFEQYPEEYTCHIRDPKVWKNNGTYRMVLGGRLKGDHGSVLFYESEDMENWKLTGTLTTSEAFGYMWECPDYFELDGQKILSVSPQGLRREEYRFQNIYQSGYFPMKEDGSVDVQDFREWDMGFDFYAPQTFTDGKGRRILIGWMGMPDADEEYTNRTIKEGWQHCLTVPRELKYKDGKILQYPVEEMNVLRRDRTSLKDEKGVMELCMGTDEGFDLVLDEIELKDGRFQVKLGGMMIFQYLEKTAQIEFHGAAGAGRTVRKAKTDSLKSLRILADTSAVEIYLNDGETVFSTRYYPDQEKIRLKISGGKFKGNIWNLNRMLFTK
- a CDS encoding GIY-YIG nuclease family protein; protein product: MNYTYMVKCADGTLYTGWTNCLQKRLKAHNEGKNGAKYTKAKRPVSLVYYEGFRTKEEAMRREYQIKQLTREKKLGLMEF
- a CDS encoding transglutaminase domain-containing protein, which codes for MKKFTKWLAVCAACLALGAVPAAGATTSVQPTVAQASVKTTKPAPKPRRGWYGTMPKKCYYGKDGQTLKGLHKIKGEYYYFGQIKGYMKTGWKNIVRNGKMRRHYFSPKTGKACIGLHKIDGKYYFFNKYGIMKIVNTVDGKTTYYIGSDGVIQARKKGNTMYYANGKKKMNQTAYEYETLLRAKAVVAAITTPGMSQSEKFQTCYNWVIKHYYNTRRIFQNQTSWPALYANDYFLTGSQGGDCFSDSCTFAYLARALGYKNVYVCVDTDLFDDSGHCWAEINGLVYDPLFSEAKNYYKYFGATYASYGLSPIRRVRVN
- the trhA gene encoding PAQR family membrane homeostasis protein TrhA; protein product: MKFKLKDPGSAITHGIALLLALAGAVPLIIKAARSYDVIHIFALSVFILTMILLYAASTIYHSVDSTDKVNRRLRKMDHMMIFIMIAGSYTPVCLIVLHNHIGYILCSLVWGIAILGMILKGCWITCPKWLSSVLYIGMGWLCVLAFVPIFHALPRAGFDWLLAGGIIYTIGGVIYALKVPLFDAKHKNFGSHEIFHIFVMLGSACHFIVMYFFVAPLPV
- a CDS encoding ParA family protein, which codes for MGKTITMCFTNNKGGSGKSTTCSNLGAAMAKAGKKVLLIDGDMQLNLSLAFFPEDWVLEHAAGELNLYRAIGKQADLTEYVVHTPYENLDLIPSSTLMSSIEYELFTKWQREFILRKCLQKIRESEAYDYILIDAPPTLGGWVMNILCASDQVIIPVEASPWGMFGLANMFEFLNEVKQISPELEVAGIAVTKVDTRKSYYKQTMDTLHELENIHVFEQVIRVDSAIEWSQDNSIPVVEYKKSSRSAKEYTQLAEEVMEHVSR
- a CDS encoding LacI family DNA-binding transcriptional regulator — translated: MESEEKNIYTEEKKVYTIEDIARELGVSKTTVSRAISGKGRIGQATRARVLQFIEEHDYRPNVMARGLAQKKTYNLALLLPKDYAATEFPFFKDCMNGICEVASSYDYDILISMIDGEDLSQIQRLEANRKVDGMIVSRAVESSKAQKYLKSCKEPFVVIGPSGDEEIPFVDNRNQEASEELTSIMLMKGTRRLALLGGNRSYSVTGSRY
- a CDS encoding extracellular solute-binding protein, producing the protein MNKTVKKVMVPALAAVMAVSSAVCVSAAEDETIKLTVWGAEEDQTLLKNLTDKFQEAYPDQKFDIQIGVESESTAKDTILTDVEAGADVYAFADDQLTDLVKAGALLKLDDYAEALQLADTTLDDVKAANVEGAIDAATIDGSLYAFPRAADNGYFLYYDSSVISEEDAASWDSLLEAADKAGKKVGMTLASGWYNASFFYGAGFTTGLNDDGTTTMDWNGTSADGYTGVDVVKGMLDITSNSSFMAVADGDMSNQLASGNLAACVSGTWDAITAQDVFGDGYAAAKLPTFTVGDKQVQQGSVAGYKYVGVNGYSENSGWAVLLAEYLTNEESQQMFFDQRESGPSNKNVAASDSVQENVALAALAAQSEYAQAQKVGGKYWDPAKTFGELIAQGTLSADDDNAIQEALDNLVEGATASVE